The following nucleotide sequence is from Streptomyces sp. NBC_00239.
GTCGGTGGTGACGCCGAGTAGCCGTCAGGGCAGGAGGATGCGGTGCCGGAGAAGGCCGAATCCGGCGCGTCCGTGCATCTGTCTCATGATCCTCTTGGTGCGGGTGTTGACGCCTTCGGTGCGGCCATTGTGGTAAGGCAAGGTGAGGCCGGCGTTCTCGGCGGGCCGGTCGATTTCGAGCCCGTTGGTGAGACTTCGCAGGTGGGGCAGGGCGACGGTGCGGGCGGCTGTGATCCAATCGGTGAGTTTCGTGTCGTTGCCCTCGGCTGGTTTCAGCAGAGCGGCGAAGTCGCGTATGAGATCGGCGAGTGCGGTCATCTCCGGGCAGGCTGCGGCGATCTTCTCCAAGAGGGCCGTTTCCTTCGGGCGTAGATTCACGGGGTCGGTGAGCAGGAGGCGGCCGGCGTGACGCACCGTGGTGACGGGGCGGTCGCCTTCGGCGCGGCCCTGGTTGAGGTAGCGGACCAGGAGGTTTGCGCTGCCGGTGTAGCCCAGCTCCCGGATCTCTTCGAGGAGGTGGGTGACCGGGACGGCCGGTTCCTCAGCACGGCGCCGTCGCAGGTGCTCGCGGTAGGGGGCGACGAGGGTGGGCCGGTAGGCAGGGGTGAGGCGCAGGGCCTGGGTTTCGGGCATGCGGGCATAGCGTTTGACGGTGTTCAGGGCCAGGCCCAGGCGGCGGGAGCAGTCGAGGAGGCCGATACCTTGGCCGAGGAGATCGTGGATCTTGTTCCAGCGTTCGCGGGTGGTCTGCTCGCGTATTCCGCCGGGGCGGGGCGGGTTGATGGTGGCCCAGCAGCCGGTGTGCGCGCGGACCTCGAGCTGGGCTTTGTCGCAGAGGTTGTGCCAGAGGTGCCATCTGTCGCTGACCTGCACCGCGTCGGGCAGGGCGCGGCGGACGGCCTCGGCGTAGGTGGCCGAGCCGTCCCGGCACACGACCTCAATGCCGGGATGTTCGCGCAGCCAGGACTCCAGGGTGGCCCTCTCGCGGTCGGGCAGGACCTCGATGCGTCGGCCGGTTTCGGCATCCGTGATGATCGTGGCGTAGCGGTGGCGGCGGCGCAGGGCGAAATCGTCCACGCCGATCACCCGCGGGATGGCCTGCTTGGGCAGCAGCAGGCGCCGCAGATGCCGCAGTGCGGTGCTGCGGGAGACGGGCACGGCCAGCAGGCCGGCCAGGCGTGCGGCCGCATAACTCCCGTGCCACCTGCGATATCTGCCCGGCGAGACGCACAGTGCGGCGCTGATGACGCTTCAGCAGTCCGGGAATCTGCTCACGGAAGGTCTGCCGGGAGCAGCCCAGAACCGGACAGACCAGCCTTCGTACGCGCAGGTGGACGACGACCGGGCGGCCGTCGACCGGCACGTCCCGCACCGTCCGGCGGTGGTACCCGTGCACCCTCGCCGCTGGCGTTCGGCACGCCGGACACGGCACCGCCACATCCCGGGTGCGGGCCGTGACCACCACCTTGTCACCGTCGTCCGTCACGTCCTCGACGGCCAGTGCCGAACCGGAAAACACCGTCCCGATAAGGGGGTTGACATCCATCACAAGATCATGATCGCGGATGGCTACTCGGCGTCACCACCGACTACAGGCCAGAGCCGTTCGATTGACAGACCCCGACGTGGGGGAGCCGCGGCATCCTCGACGCCACCCTCGTCCACCCCGCCCTGGCTGCCGAGGTCAGCGCCGACCGTGCCATCGACCACGGCGCATCTACCCGCAACCCGCTCCGCTTCCAGCGGCTCCGCCTGGACCGACCGTGGACGATGTTCCTGAGTTCGGCCAAGGGGCGGCCGCCACGGGCTGACCGGCGCCAGATGTTCGCAAGCGGCAGTCGGGGCGAAATGGGGCGAGGCCCGCGACTTCTGTCCCGGGCCTCGCGTTCTTCGATTCTGAGCCGTGCGTTATCGCTGGCGGCGCAGGATGGGTACGGCAGCACGACGACCGGCACGCGGAGCCATCCAACCCGCCCAAAGATCATTTCGTTAGGGGTTGTAAGCACGACACAATATTCAGAGTTGCGGGTCAATGATCAGGTTGAGCGCATGACAGTGCGGTGCCACTTTGCGATGACGGTCGCGGGGTCGCCGAAATAGGACCAGGGCACTGCGGTTGCTTGGTCGGCGAGCAGCTTGAAGAGGTACGCCGCTTCGCTGTACAGCCCGCCGGCGCACGTCGCGTGCAGCAAGTAGTTGAAGTCGGCGATGTCCTGCGCCCGGTAGATGCCGTCCCAGTTGACGACCCATGTATCCCAGGTGCGACGGGTATCGGCGAGTGCTACGTCGGTACTCCAATGCCGACGTAGGAAGAGTGCCATGTCACCCTCACGCTCAAGGCGGTAGCGGTACTCCTCCAGCCGCGCGACCTGCAGGAGTACGGCGAGTGGCGAGCCCGGCGCAGTGCTGTCCACCACGTCCCGGGCGAAGTCGTACATGGTCCCGTGCGTGCCGTGCCAGCGAGCGGACACATGGCGCAGCGCTTGATTGTGCGCTTCCCGGTTGTCCTGGTGCCGAAGTTTCAGCTCCTTCCACCAGTGGTTGAATTGGCGGTGCCCACCCGCGTATAGCCGGGCGATGGTGAGGAGCGATACCCAGGGCACAGGGTCGTAAGGATGTGCGTCGGCCGCGCGAAGGCAGGTCCGTACGGCCATGTCCAGCCGGTCCTGGCCGGCAGCGCCAGGGTCCCCCGCGGCCACGGCGAGGTTGAAGCAGCGCAGCACCTCTGTATCCGCCCGCAGCACCAGCGCGTCCGGATCACCCGGCCGGGCGGTGTGCCATTCCTCGGCGATGGTCGTGCCGGCCGTGGACTGGGCGAGCAGGCGCACCCGGTGGGTGCGGCGGTCCCAGTCGTGTCCGGTGGAGTGGAGCAGCTCGGGAAGACCCTGCCACCGGCCGATGGCGATGTCTTGGCGCGCCTTCGCGAGATCCCGGTCCCTGAGCGTAGCGTCGAATTCGGGAGTGAAGGGCTTGCTTCCCGGTGTCATGGCCGCGCCCTTCAGAAGTCCGTGGCTATGGTGTTGTCAGCGGACGAGGCAGACACGGGTTCCAGGCCTTCGTACTCTTGTTTGATTCGCTCGGTCTTTGCGGCGTCGAGCCGATCCGGACGGTAGTAGGGGCTCTGCCGGTACACGAACATCGGCACCAGGCCCACGGCGAGACCGCCGATGCCGATCCAGATGGCGGTGGCATCGAGTGCGCCCAGCGACTCGACGAACACCCAGAACAGGAACAGCGCCCCGGTCAGCGGCCACAGCCCGCCGAAGATGAAGTTCGCCGGGTTCTTCAGCAGCACTTTGCGGTAGGCGACGACGACCGCAACTCCGGACAGCCCGTAGTAGACGGCGATCTGGAGTCCGATGGCGGCCACAGCGCTCTCCAGGATGTCGCCGACCGAGCCCAGCGCATTGGACGCCACAAAGAGCCCGAGGGCGACCGCACCGACAACCACCAGCGCGACCCAGGGTGTCCGGTAGCGGGGGTGAGAGGCGCCGAGGGCGGCCGGCATGGTGCGGTCGCGGCCCATCGCGAACAGGGAGCGGGTCACCTGGATGAGGGTGGTCTCCAGGGTGGCAATCGTGGACAGCATGACGGCGACGATCAACAGTTTGCCGCCCCAGCCGGGCCAGAGACGCTCGCCGAGCAGCGCCAGGACGTTGGCGCTGTTGGCCTCGATCTCCTCGGCGGTGAGCAGCAGGTTCACAGAGATCGTGAAGACCTCGAACAGGACGAAGACGACGGCGAGGCCAACCAAGCCGGCCAGCCCTGACGTCTTGCGGCTGTTGCGAGTCTCCTCGCTGAGGTTGCTGGTGACGTCCCAGCCCCAGTAGTAGAACGCCGCGATCAACGCTCCGGCTGCGAAGCCCTGGACGCCATCGAAGTGGCTGAAGCCCAGCCAGGACCAGGAGAAGTACTGAACCGCATTGTCATGGAACAAGGCCGCCACGGCGAAGGCGAGCAGTATGAGCAGCTCGATGCCAGACATGATCAGCTGGGCGTGGACCGTCAGTCGCGCTCCCTTGAGCACGACGACGAGCATCACCAGGAACCACATCGCGCCGACCACGGTCGCCAGCGCGGTGTTCTCGGCCAGGTCCGGGGCGAACAGGGACAGTGTCATGCTGCCGGCCGGCAGAGAGCCCGCGACCATGAAGATCGTGGCCGAGACCACCAGCGCCCAGCCGCTGAGGAAGCCGAGGGAGGGATGGAGGGCACGGGCCACCCATGAGTAGCTGGCGCCGGCGTTGATGTCGAGCTTGCCCAGGTAGTTGAACGCCCAGGCGATGCCGAACATGGGTATCGCGCAGTAGAGCAACGCGGCAGGGGCGGCGAAACCGACAGTGCCGACGAGCACCGCTGTGGTCGCCGCCAGGGAGTAGGCGGGGGCACTGCCGGCTACCGCCATGACAACGCTGTCGAAGGTGCCCAGGACGTTCGCCTGGAGCCCTTTGTGTGTGCTCATGAGATTTTGTGGTGCCCTTCGGATACGGCCGCTGTCGTCCCGGCAAAGAAGCGCACGGCCACGGGGACGGACAGCGGGGTGGCTGGTCCGGTCCGGGCCGGCCAGTAATCTCGCGAACAGCAGGCAGAGTTATGGACGGCTTACGAGAAGGAGGTGGCTGCGTCGTGGCAGCGTGAGGTTTTCGGGCACCAACTCATCCACCATGGCGGGCGGCGTACGCGGGTCCACTCGACTCGGGGGCAGGACCAGACGCGGTTCAGAAGTTCGCATACGTTTCCTCGATCATGCTGGCGTGGCTGTTCGGTGGAGAGGGATGAGCCCCGAGGACAGCCGAGTCGTCAACCCTCGTGACTGCCGGGTGAGTGGAATCTTCGTGCCGCCTCGAGGGCTCGCAGTCCCGCGGCTTCGCCTCGATTCTGCCGTCGGGCGACGCGCAGTGGCAGGGCGCGGTGGCCCGTCGCGACTCCGGGTGGAAGAGGACCTTCCGGATTGTTCGACGCACCGGAGACGCGCTGTGAGAAATTATCGTGTTCCGATAAACCCTGTGGAGATGCTGCGTGCCTCCACGGCTGCTGCTCCGCAGTCAGTCAGGCGGGTGCCGCGTCCGCTGCGACCCTGCTGGCGCCGTCTGGCGGAGTGGACCGAGGTCGGCGTGTGGCCCCGCCTGCACGAGGTCGAGGTTCTTCTGGCGAAGCTTCGCCGTGCGGACGCTCTGGACTTCTCCCGGGCGGCCGTTGACGGCTCCCACATCCGCGCGTGAGAGGTGGCTCCCAGACGGAACGAAGTCTTTGGGGCAGAGCGGGCAGCAAACACCACCTGATCACCGATGCCACCGGCATCCCTCTCGCCGTCACGCTGACGGGAACCGGTCCACGCGCAACTGGAACACTCCGGTGGGGTTGTT
It contains:
- a CDS encoding APC family permease, which encodes MSTHKGLQANVLGTFDSVVMAVAGSAPAYSLAATTAVLVGTVGFAAPAALLYCAIPMFGIAWAFNYLGKLDINAGASYSWVARALHPSLGFLSGWALVVSATIFMVAGSLPAGSMTLSLFAPDLAENTALATVVGAMWFLVMLVVVLKGARLTVHAQLIMSGIELLILLAFAVAALFHDNAVQYFSWSWLGFSHFDGVQGFAAGALIAAFYYWGWDVTSNLSEETRNSRKTSGLAGLVGLAVVFVLFEVFTISVNLLLTAEEIEANSANVLALLGERLWPGWGGKLLIVAVMLSTIATLETTLIQVTRSLFAMGRDRTMPAALGASHPRYRTPWVALVVVGAVALGLFVASNALGSVGDILESAVAAIGLQIAVYYGLSGVAVVVAYRKVLLKNPANFIFGGLWPLTGALFLFWVFVESLGALDATAIWIGIGGLAVGLVPMFVYRQSPYYRPDRLDAAKTERIKQEYEGLEPVSASSADNTIATDF